A window from Glandiceps talaboti chromosome 15, keGlaTala1.1, whole genome shotgun sequence encodes these proteins:
- the LOC144446126 gene encoding cilia- and flagella-associated protein 43-like yields the protein MDAIGSLELGWAQGYNGSNAEYISHNTICYACGSNINFYNTDDNKETAYPSPGEGVNLITVSGTHHAVAVAEQAINPRIFIHTYPGFIKKAVCENGAKLEYVALAFSYSGRYLASYSGLPEFTLSIWNWESGDLLCSKGLDGLIGSDISFNPMDWHKLCVVGPEQMTFWNIEQCNKNYVLLPIKVRLPAEDGSVDEVEDGSSRLSTRAALNEIKIDLANKAGLVGEIAETFEGVKDDLKKRVSPVSHSWTAKGDVYLGCEGGQLFRVDSESQSVQLLFTPAVPNRSGSPGLREETSSNLAREDSDVQLPDSPVYNNTLRDGSLSCMKLHKEGLFVAGEDGTLRCLTIGYDEISLSDSWPCGSPITSLSMSTNYGKLAVGNAKGAVHIYDHSNPGSAELLFDHHHGNFLGVDVLAPGNQYCVTVRNDGEVQVWTMDKPQLVSHLSIAKQASSIACSPSSKTVAIGTMSGDVYIIEFTNIDNPRIIQHLLVHRSPVLHLVYEQYGRYLLTGSDDGHVFIIDPRPSVEFNLLGHVLIDGLIMGISCNTPTKNGDTKVVVTSNPSLKEAKSPAAHKIIQFDINKNFIKDISSDYFVSLKRDLKDEIINRMNLNFAIPSYGAAVGPDKLIYAISYNHKRLCKIQLPDEPPKKENNKASYLQPIEEYPGHELPGGKVLLSPHQKWLATCSPDGQVHVKAMDVLERSVSVHAHSFRQGGVGSIVFSSDSTYIITCGANDGTLSCYKWNLTSAGKNKVASAVEMFRTINAALTGVRKKEDEIISNMSEWCPSMSRSGSRAHSVIEKDTQELSEKDKAMENDEIYTTPTPVPSSDATWLELQELEAIKEEDKQYADMKKGLRTEIRDLRRTIQTMMKKNEILPDIERLAHHEFNLDVEEQQRMQAEGDAEVEEIRTNIEFENLAKIYLRDVIRRTCWDSMVVKGRSLKAFHVPFEVTNYPMRARTHEEMDVLKYVTKQREIEIAEIHARKEITESQSQPGTSSGEREDKEADDDSEEGDGREQPSTIGSLGSLYGGGSELFYSQFELHTRQQKQNQIVLLKDAIHRIKTAFNKEFDDVYKMKEMEIARIKEKNVRIRKIMEDLGSRDCVWQPEWSIDEKPERLLQVDDSEVTVERYISPEQQAKLDEEQKVEEERKLREKGDNARERALDMMMGGVLEVKKEDELKKDIPVPAFMTKSQEEWSEEEKKAAADYEKKVKELNEEREKYRKTLEAELKKVQTTLADTTANFDDKLSELFQRKIKTEMVINQEELKIVRLQFSLLQEEELGTKEAEFTRRLKTRQTKKSTSHSAVTSAKKEAEQFRDTYDILVAEDKVLDRVFKREFADVPASQVDQLYKLFRRRPRGRRVGGELSMDVITTGNPYGDRPLSPRQQLSNMLKGLHEFDDESHMPEGVELSVWQRMCDARKYKVESEQNVKQKALVMADMNAFLQKRQEEEENMKVDIDELTDSLNHLQEEKLRFMCNLEIQFLLKQGQVEVDPGPFIYDHLDSILIHRGVVEDLNATIRQLGEQKITAMTESKDFRKGIHVLEWEHKKNLMQIEDLMNKARDIQSLKVSRELQKYLNDADHESKKQQEIGKLEETLDLQDRHHEKNMGERKDIIGQLRQTIRKKERDNHKLMRELQELNVTVAERKHINSVNADKHADSGAEKRMHDIVQRRKLVDLAKAQAQEVAVLRAEVERLRMRTFPALVQVEH from the exons ATGGATGCCATCGGTTCACTCGAATTGGG GTGGGCCCAGGGTTACAATGGCTCCAACGCAGAATACATCTCCCACAACACAATTTGCTATGCGTGTGGAAGTAATATAAATTTCTACAACACTGATGACAACAAGGAGACAGCTTACCCAAGTCCTGGAGAAGGTGTAAATCTGATAACAGTGAGTGGAACTCACCATGCAGTGGCTGTAGCTGAACAGGCTATCAATCCACgtatatttatacatacctACCCAGGATTCATCAAGAAAGCTGTCTGCGAGa ATGGAGCTAAGTTGGAGTATGTAGCCCTAGCGTTCTCCTACTCTGGACGATATTTGGCATCATATTCAGGACTTCCAGAGTTCACATTATCCATCTG GAATTGGGAGAGTGGAGACTTACTGTGTAGTAAAGGACTTGATGGTTTGATTGGTTCGGATATTTCATTCAATCCCATGGACTGGCACAAACTATGTGTTGTTGGACCAGAACAGATGACATTTTGGAATATTGAACAATGTAACAAGAATTACGTGCTTCTACCAAT CAAAGTGAGGCTACCAGCAGAGGATGGTTCAGTGGATGAAGTAGAAGATGGCTCTAGTAGATTATCAACCCGGGCAGctttgaatgaaatcaaaatagACCTGGCTAATAAAGCAGGTCTGGTTGGTGAAATCGCAGAAACGTTTGAAG GTGTAAAAGATGATCTAAAGAAGCGAGTCAGTCCAGTGTCACATTCCTGGACAGCCAAAGGTGATGTTTATCTTGGTTGTGAAGGTGGTCAGCTATTCAGAGTGGACTCTGAATCTCAAAGTGTACAACTACTCTTCACGCCAGCCGTACCCAATAGGAGTGGCAGTCCTGGTCTCAGAGAAGAAACCTCATCAAATCTTGCTAGAGAAG ATTCTGATGTCCAGCTACCTGACAGCCCAGTCTACAATAATACCTTGCGAGATGGTTCTCTGTCATGTATGAAACTACATAAAGAGGGTTTGTTTGTTGCTGGTGAG GATGGTACTTTGCGCTGTTTGACAATTGGGTACGATGAGATCAGCTTGTCAGATAGCTGGCCTTGTGGATCACCTATTACATCATTATCGATGTCTACAAACTATGGTAAACTAGCTGTAGGTAATGCCAAG GGTGCTGTCCATATATATGACCACTCCAATCCTGGATCAGCAGAGTTGTTGTTTGATCATCACCACGGTAACTTCCTTGGTGTTGATGTCTTGGCACCTGGTAATCAATACTGTGTG ACGGTGAGAAATGATGGAGAAGTACAAGTATGGACAATGGATAAACCACAACTGGTCTCTCATCTATCGATTGCTAAACAA GCATCCAGCATTGCTTGCAGTCCATCGTCTAAGACAGTTGCCATAGGAACCATGTCAGGTGACGTCTACATCATTGAATTCACCAACATTGATAATCCTCGTATAATCCAGCACTTACTTGTCCACCGTTCACCAGTCCTACACCTTGTGTATGAACAGTACGGTCGCTATCTACTCACTGGGTCTGATGATGGGCATGTCTTCATCATTGATCCAAGACCATCAGTGGAGTTTAACCTACTTGGGCATGTCT TAATTGATGGTCTGATCATGGGCATTTCTTGCAACACACCAACAAAGAATGGTGACACAAAGGTAGTTGTCACATCCAATCCATCTCTGAAAGAAGCCAAGAGTCCAGCTGCTCACAAGATTATACAGTTTGATATCAATAAAAACTTCATCAAAG ATATCAGTAGTGACTACTTTGTGAGTCTGAAACGGGATCTGAAAGACGAGATCATCAACAGAATGAACCTGAACTTTGCCATCCCATCATACGGTGCAGCTGTTGGCCCAGACAAACTAATCTATGCTATATCTTACAATCACAAAAGATTGTGTAAGATTCAACTACCAGATGAACCGCCTAAAAAG GAAAACAACAAAGCCTCGTACTTACAACCAATAGAAGAGTACCCAGGCCATGAGTTGCCAGGTGGTAAAGTGTTGTTATCACCACATCAGAAGTGGTTAGCTACATGCTCACCAGATGGTCAAGTACATGTCAAAGCAATGGATGTATTG GAACGTAGTGTTAGTGTTCATGCACACAGTTTCCGTCAAGGTGGTGTCGGTAGTATAGTTTTCTCGTCAGATTCAACATACATTATAACATGTGGAGCCAATGATGGCACTTTGTCCTGCTATAAATGGAA CCTTACATCAGCAGGTAAAAACAAAGTAGCATCAGCCGTTGAGATGTTCAGAACAATAAACGCAGCCTTAACTGGGGTCAGAAAGAAAGAGGATGAGATTATAAGCAATATGTCAGAATGGTGCCCTAGTATGTCAAGGTCGGGCTCAAGGGCTCACTCTGTCATAGAGAAGGACACCCAGGAGTTGTCGGAGAAAGATAAAGCCATGGAGAACGATGAGATATATACCACACCTACACCAGTACCTAGTAGTGATGCTACATGGCTGGAGTTACAAGAACTTGAG GCCATCAAAGAAGAAGACAAGCAATATGCAGATATGAAGAAAGGACTGAGAACTGAAATTAGAGACCTAAGGAGAACA ATTCAAACCATGATGAAGAAGAACGAGATACTACCAGACATTGAACGGCTAGCTCATCATGAGTTTAATCTAGATGTAGAAGAACAGCAGAGAATGCAGGCTGAAGGAGATGCTGAGGTTGAAGAG atTCGTACTAATATTGAGTTTGAAAACCTAGCCAAGATATATTTGAGAGATGTTATCCGTAGGACATGTTGGGATTCTATGGTAGTTAAAGGAAGAAGTCTGAAG GCGTTCCATGTGCCATTTGAGGTAACAAACTACCCAATGAGAGCACGAACACATGAAGAAATGGATGTGTTGAAATATGTGACCAAACAGAGAGAGATTGAGATTGCTGAAATACATGCCAGGAAGGAAATCACAGAATCACAAAGTCAACCAGGAACATCATCT GGTGAACGTGAAGATAAAGAAGCTGATGATGACTCCGAGGAAGGTGACGGCAGAGAACAACCATCTACTATTGGTAGTCTTGGTTCCTTgtatggtggtggtagtgaacTATTCTACAGTCAGTTTGAACTGCACACCCGACAACAAAAACAGAACCAGATCGTTCTCCTTAAG GACGCCATTCATAGAATCAAGACTGCCTTCAACAAAGAGTTTGATGATGTCTATAAAATGAAGGAAATGGAGATTGCCAGAATCAAAGAAAAGAACGTCAGAATCAGAAAAATCATGGAAGATTTGGGAAGTAGAGATTGCGTCTGGCAACCAGAATGGAGTATTGATGAAAAACCTGAACGATTACTTCAAGTGGATGACAGTGAG GTAACAGTGGAGAGATACATCTCACCAGAGCAGCAGGCCAAGCTGGATGAAGAAcagaaagtggaagaagagaggAAACTGAGAGAAAAAGGTGACAATGCCAGAGAAAGAGCCTTAGATATGATGATGGGTGGTGTACTTGAAGTCAAGAAGGAGGACGAACTCAAGAAG GATATACCAGTGCCTGCATTCATGACTAAATCACAGGAAGAGTGGTCAGAGGAAGAGAAGAAGGCAGCTGCTGATTATGAAAAGAAAGTCAAAGAGTTGAACGAGGAAAGAGAAAAATATCGCAAG ACCCTTGAAGCAGAGTTGAAGAAAGTACAGACCACTTTGGCAGACACCACAGCAAACTTTGATGATAAACTGTCTGAACTTTTCCAGAGGAAGATTAAAACAGAAATGGTTATTAATCAG GAAGAACTCAAGATTGTCAGGTTACAGTTTTCTCTGCTACAAGAAGAGGAGTTAGGAACTAAAGAAGCTGAATTTACAAGAAGATTGAAAACTAGACAAACCAAGAAG AGCACAAGCCATAGTGCTGTTACCAGTGCTAAGAAAGAAGCTGAACAATTCCGAGATACCTATGATATCCTAGTGGCTGAAGATAAAGTATTGGACAGAGTATTTAAACGAGAGTTTGCTGATGTACCAGCTTCACAAGTTGATCAGCTGTATAAACTATTTAGGAGAAGACCAAG GGGTCGTAGAGTAGGTGGAGAACTAAGTATGGACGTCATAACAACTGGAAACCCATATGGTGATCGACCACTATCGCCACGGCAACAGCTGTCTAACATGTTGAAAGGACTGCATGAGTTTGACGATGAATCTCACATGCCGGAAGGTGTAGAGTTGTCAGTTTGGCAGAGAATGTGTGATGCCAGGAAATATAAAGTAGAAAGTGAACAAAAT GTGAAACAAAAAGCTCTGGTGATGGCAGACATGAATGCATTCCTACAGAAAAGACAAGAAGAAGAGGAAAACATGAAAGTAGACATTGATGAGTTGACAGATAGTCTTAACCA TTTGCAGGAAGAAAAGCTTCGCTTCATGTGTAACCTTGAGATCCAGTTCTTACTCAAACAAGGTCAAGTTGAGGTAGACCCAGGACCTTTTATCTATGATCATTTGGATAGTATCCTAATACATCGTGGTGTTGTGGAAGATCTCAATGCAACTATCAGG CAACTGGGTGAACAGAAGATAACAGCTATGACAGAAAGTAAAGACTTTAGGAAAGGTATCCATGTATTGGAATG GGAGCACAAGAAAAATTTGATGCAAATTGAAGACCTAATGAACAAAGCTCGTGACATCCAGTCATTGAAAGTGTCTAGAGAGTTACAAAAA TACTTGAATGATGCAGACCATGAATCTAAGAAGCAGCAAGAGATTGGTAAACTTGAAGAAACTCTGGATCTTCAAGACAGG CATCATGAGAAGAACATGGGAGAACGTAAAGACATCATAGGTCAACTACGTCAGACAATTAGAAAGAAGGAAAGAGACAACCATAAACTGATGAGAGAGTTACAGGAACTGAATGTCACTGTAGCAGAGAGGAAACACATTAATTCTGTCAATG CTGACAAACATGCCGATTCTGGAGCTGAGAAGAGAATGCATGATATTGTACAAAGACGTAAACTGGTAGACCTAGCCAAGGCACAGGCACAAGAAGTGGCTGTACTCAGAGCTGAAGTAGAAAGACTTCGCATGAGAACCTTCCCAGCATTAGTGCAAGTTGAACACTAA